In a single window of the Cryptococcus tetragattii IND107 chromosome 1, whole genome shotgun sequence genome:
- a CDS encoding casein kinase I isoform delta translates to MTSMDLRVGGKYRIGKKIGSGSFGDIYLGVNIVSGEEVAIKLESVKAKHPQLEYESKVYKTLAGGVGIPFVRWYGTECDYNAMVLDLLGPSLEDLFNFCNRKLSLKTVLLLADQLISRVEYIHSRNFIHRDIKPDNFLMGVGKRGNQVNVIDFGLAKKYRDPKTHLHIPYRENKNLTGTARYTSINTHLGVEQSRRDDLESLGYVLMYFLRGQLPWQGLKAATKKQKYDRIMEKKMTTPTEVLCRGFPHEFAIYLNYCRSLRFDDKPDYSYLRKLFRDLFIREGFQYDYVFDWSLQPGVKSSGSTGDDGLQTQDNQRQLRSQTKARDTGGW, encoded by the exons ATGACTTCCATGGACCTTCGAGTGGGAGGAAAGTACAGGAttggcaagaagattggaaGTGGTTCATTTG GTGATATCTACCTTGGTGTCAACATCGTTTCCGGCGAAGAGGTTGCTATCAAACTTGAGTCTGTCAAAGCTAAGCACCCCCAGCTCGAGTACGAGTCCAAGGTGTACAAGACTCTTGCAGGTGGTGTTGGTATCCCCTTTGTCAGATGGTACGGAACCGAATGCGACTACAACGCCATGGTGCTTGATTTGTTGGGGCCCTCCCTTGAGGATCTATTCAATTTCTGCAACCGCAAACTCAGTCTCAAGACTGTGCTTTTGCTAGCCGATCAACTTATCTCTCGAGTTGAATATATTCACTCTCGTAACTTCATTCATCGAGATATCAAGCCCGACAATTTCTTGATGGGTGTTGGAAAGCGTGGAAACCAAGTGAATGTGATTGACTTTGGATTGGCTAAGAAGTATCGAGACCCTAAGACACACCTGCACATCCCTTACAGGGAGAACAAGAATCTTACTGGTACCGCGCGATACACTTCTATCAACACCCATTTGGGTGTAGAACAATCTCGTCGAGATGATCTTGAGTCATTGGGCTATGTTTTGATG TACTTCCTCCGTGGCCAACTTCCCTGGCAGGGTTTGAAGGCCGCTAccaagaagcagaagtATGACCGAATtatggagaaga AAATGACTACTCCTACCGAAGTCCTGTGTCGAGGTTTCCCCCATGAATTTGCCATCTATCTCAACTATTGCCGCTCTCTTCGATTCGACGACAAGCCGGACTACTCTTACCTCCGCAAGCTCTTCCGTGACTTGTTTATCCGGGAGGGATTCCAGTACGACTATGTCTTTGACTGGTCTTTGCAGCCGGGGGTGAAGAGCTCTGGCTCCACtggcgatgatggattGCAGA CGCAGGATAACCAACGACAACTCAGGAGTCAGACTAAAGCCAGGGACACCGGTGGTTGGTAA